A stretch of the Paenibacillus dendritiformis genome encodes the following:
- a CDS encoding transposase, with protein MVGWSNVGGLQELMKQFPTEESCIPALFGLKWPRGFRCPNCRHTHAYTIRTRRLPLYECSDCQHQTSLTAGTIMEGSRTSLRKWIAAIWLVSCPAAGINAVRLSSIIQVTYKTAWAMLQKIRTAICCADEQERLDQRVFGFIAFNGPRQYPNIDLGPREQPLIVAASLDSNGEERQYKMKQVNRKHMSGKLLLPCGRDHFITEHVSAPESMISIIRQRFRVKRNSPVYTVFRRAQRWLCDTFRGISGKYLQNYLDEFCYRENAVARHTTGWEPLAAICCADNGARRRYLWRAASSISPNGYFIAA; from the coding sequence ATGGTAGGCTGGTCGAATGTTGGAGGGTTACAAGAATTAATGAAGCAATTCCCTACAGAAGAATCATGCATACCTGCCCTGTTTGGGCTGAAATGGCCACGCGGCTTTCGTTGTCCGAACTGCCGGCATACCCATGCGTATACGATCCGGACGCGGAGGCTTCCTCTCTATGAATGCAGCGACTGCCAGCATCAGACGTCCCTGACTGCCGGTACGATCATGGAAGGAAGCAGAACTTCCCTTCGGAAATGGATAGCTGCGATATGGCTTGTCTCTTGTCCCGCAGCAGGAATAAATGCTGTTCGGTTGAGCTCCATTATTCAAGTGACCTACAAAACGGCATGGGCGATGCTCCAAAAAATTCGAACGGCAATTTGTTGTGCCGATGAACAAGAGCGGCTTGATCAGCGTGTGTTTGGCTTTATTGCCTTTAACGGCCCGCGCCAATATCCCAATATCGATCTCGGCCCGCGCGAGCAGCCGCTAATTGTGGCTGCCTCACTTGATTCAAATGGAGAGGAACGGCAATATAAAATGAAGCAGGTCAACCGGAAGCATATGTCCGGCAAGCTGCTGCTTCCTTGCGGCCGCGATCACTTTATCACCGAACACGTCTCCGCTCCGGAGTCCATGATCTCTATCATCCGCCAGCGCTTTCGGGTTAAGCGGAATAGTCCGGTCTATACTGTGTTCCGGCGTGCGCAGCGTTGGTTATGCGATACGTTCCGCGGGATAAGCGGCAAGTATCTGCAGAATTATCTGGATGAATTTTGTTACCGCGAAAATGCTGTCGCCCGCCATACGACAGGCTGGGAGCCATTGGCGGCAATTTGCTGTGCCGACAATGGAGCAAGACGCCGCTACTTGTGGAGAGCTGCCTCGTCTATAAGCCCCAACGGCTATTTTATAGCAGCCTAG